One stretch of Suricata suricatta isolate VVHF042 chromosome 13, meerkat_22Aug2017_6uvM2_HiC, whole genome shotgun sequence DNA includes these proteins:
- the LOC115276986 gene encoding spermatogenesis-associated protein 31E1-like — MDAAPAKTPLDSPAPTQHPPRLASILPAEPQEDQSNLKRTPRDTVTKSSPPDVQKLLEILITKSAELKIWKEKEKDGSVVKELCSDSPLNFWGTLWKSLGAEQDTTTPQSFWNGKDTLEKLPGPQLLSFPEVLEDSLQQKCSQLFWGLPSLHSESLVATALVSSSQLQVPSVLFNSIANCLPILIRHQVSSRFPSAPPCRGIQPQPSPPTVSQPEAHLVLSVPTRPASLPPQTRTCGGSGPPSQKKTPPSVPTGIRHLEQPLLQKQPERERTLPSVLRFPKFFSHVPARLPPDNQASESVSFVHEDFVIFNIQKQNLQRRLSKDKHQGSLSHRIQASLDLNSPQGECPRISQAQDKQGLSRSFVSKSKSSQTAQRARARYPRSSQRKGKARFQLKNNFGTGPWQYLKRIPAHLSRASASFPEKVPGTNSEKDLERYLMRTLKSGSGKYLARRPNKKHLEETLKVHLRTKWGQISEGLIPVSVRQSWLVANHVLPKYHTHTEIRKLAPLKGRKPCVNTSHELAFLNSLTRQMLETHIIRFRVKQRWALTLQAFETLNLKPHEAQPLPLPQSPSPCSATCGSGAHSKAKFYTFLGKPPEPYPGEKGITGESVPTSRSSLPAPAPPSEGVQKAPEGTSPDDSHEPSEAPSSGQEGRSPSLTFTLSLINGTPQSETVMGARKGNLEPSLRSGIARNELTGKNGAQASQDKVARLEVKFRSQASRAEGAGEATEAEKAPAWKVILRPSMLPDSQAIYVDLRRSGSPGTRKSPSPPTELGVQEPKEPSLKTKITRKLELQEKAESEEPSQGCASGIPLQDSPCDLIQQDFATSILVQDHDTSVPLQDSHTDVLLAEDILKSPFGAQSQCASRDTPPSPVPGGEPIANRPSSRGQQEPNTPPADELGKSQGKPTASTHEREDPKSPKLEENEKGFAERRASQASRLSHPPQLRRTGDSLGNKYLHLMPEEGHIFPESHFRKRMRHFLHCLTDNKKGKGLEDPLQTGKPASAAVQGRGAVRGSLVMDGRAAEAQTVMTAVGHILVEKLGPPQELRASETNQPKEFQGPGGGRCCCHGVLAYPDLRGVMRETASNHQATPKAHGCPNESQQTRDGGGRWVFPPREPGSPGRPRLCKPMAAGASGHVRHHPACSLQKCVSCHQAVGASHVFPGRRAFLQEKMEHTQRKPVSSA; from the exons ATGGATGCGGCGCCCGCCAAGACCCCGTTGGATTCCCCCGCTCCTACCCAACACCCTCCACGTCTGGCCTCCATCCTACCTGCAGAACCTCAAGAAGACCAGTCTAACTTAAAAAGAACCCCACGGGACACAGTCACGAAGAGCTCACCTCCAG ATGTCCAGAAGCTGCTGGAGATCCTCATCACCAAAAGCGCAGAACTGAAGatttggaaggagaaagaaaaagatgggtCAGTTGTGAAAGAGTTGTGCTCAGACAGCCCTCTGAACTTTTGGGGGACTCTGTGGAAGTCGCTAGGTGCTGAGCAGGACACCACTACCCCACAGTCCTTCTGGAATGGAAAAGACACACTTGAGAAGCTACCCGGTCCTCAGCTGCTGTCATTCCCTGAGGTCTTGGAGGACAGCTTGCAGCAGAAATGCAGCCAGCTCTTCTGGGGCCTCCCCTCTCTGCACAGTGAGTCCCTGGTGGCCACTGCCTTGGTCTCTAGTTCTCAGCTACAGGTTCCCTCTGTTTTGTTCAACAGTATCGCTAATTGCTTGCCAATTCTAATTCGGCATCAAGTATCTTCACGGTTTCCTTCTGCCCCACCCTGCCGTGGGATCCAACCCCAACCCTCCCCGCCCACCGTGTCCCAGCCCGAGGCCCACCTTGTACTGTCTGTCCCGACCAGGCCAGCTTCTCTGCCACCCCAGACGAGGACCTGTGGGGGGTCTGGCCCTCCGTCCCAGAAGAAGACACCACCTTCCGTCCCAACTGGAATTCGACATCTGGAACAGCCCTTGCTACAGAAGCAACCAGAAAGGGAAAGGACTTTACCCTCCGTGCTGAGATTTCCCAAATTCTTTAGCCACGTCCCTGCCAGGCTTCCCCCCGACAACCAGGCCTCTGAGTCCGTTTCCTTCGTTCACGAGGACTTTGTCATCTTTAATATCCAGAAGCAAAACCTTCAAAGGAGGCTCAGCAAGGATAAACACCAAGGCAGTCTGTCCCACCGGATCCAAGCGTCTCTGGACCTGAACTCGCCTCAGGGTGAATGCCCAAGGATTAGTCAGGCCCAGGACAAGCAGGGGCTCTCAAGGTCCTTTGTATCTAAATCCAAAAGCAGCCAGACTGCACAGAGGGCCAGGGCCAGATACCCTAGAAGCtcccagaggaagggcaaagCAAGATTCCAATTAAAGAACAACTTTGGTACGGGTCCATGGCAATACCTGAAGAGGATCCCGGCACATCTCTCCAGGGCCTCAGCCAGCTTCCCAGAGAAGGTTCCAGGAACTAACTCTGAGAAGGATCTAGAAAGATACTTGATGAGGACCTTGAAGAGTGGCTCAGGAAAATACTTGGCCAGGCGTCCAAATAAGAAACATCTAGAAGAAACCTTGAAAGTTCACTTGCGCACGAAATGGGGACAGATCAGTGAGGGTTTGATCCCCGTGAGTGTACGTCAATCCTGGCTTGTGGCCAACCATGTTTTGCCCAAGTACCACACTCACACGGAAATCAGAAAATTAGCACCCTTGAAGGGTCGGAAACCGTGTGTAAACACCTCCCATGAGCTGGCCTTCCTTAATTCACTCACCCGACAGATGCTGGAAACACACATCATAAGGTTTCGGGTGAAGCAGAGGTGGGCCCTCACCCTCCAAGCCTTTGAGACCTTAAATCTCAAGCCGCATGAAGCTCAAcccttgccccttccccagtccccctctccctgctcggCCACCTGTGGATCTGGGGCCCACTCGAAGGCCAAGTTCTACACATTCCTGGGGAAACCCCCTGAGCCCTACCCAGGAGAAAAGGGGATAACAGGAGAATCTGTTCCCACCTCCAGGAGTTCCCTGCCTGCCCCCGCACCCCCATCTGAGGGAGTTCAGAAGGCCCCGGAAGGGACCTCCCCAGATGACAGCCATGAGCCCTCAGAGGCCCCTTCATCTGGACAGGAGGGTAGATCACCTTCTCTGACCTTCACACTCAGCCTCATAAACGGAACCCCGCAGAGTGAGACTGTTATGGGGGCCAGGAAAGGCAATCTGGAGCCAAGTCTAAGGTCAGGAATAGCCAGGAATGAGCTAACGGGGAAGAATGGGGCTCAGGCTTCACAAGACAAGGTAGCAAGGCTGGAGGTGAAGTTCAGGTCCCAAGCTTCAAGAGCTGAAGGGGCTGGGGAGGCAACAGAGGCTGAGAAGGCCCCTGCTTGGAAAGTGATCTTAAGACCCAGTATGCTGCCTGACAGCCAAGCCATTTATGTGGATCTGAGGAGATCAGGGTCTCCAGGGACGAGGAAAAGCCCCTCCCCACCTACAGAGTTGGGTGTCCAAGAGCCAAAGGAGCCAAGCCTCAAAACAAAGATCACTAGGAAGCTTGAGCTCCAAGAGAAGGCAGAGTCAGAGGAACCGTCTCAAGGCTGTGCCTCCGGCATACCGCTTCAAGACTCTCCCTGTGACCTCATCCAGCAAGACTTTGCCACCAGCATTCTTGTCCAAGACCATGATACCAGTGTGCCCCTGCAAGACTCTCACACTGATGTTCTCCTTGCTGAAGACATCTTGAAGTCACCCTTCGGTGCCCAGAGCCAATGTGCCAGTAGGGACACACCACCTTCCCCGGTGCCAGGAGGTGAGCCGATAGCCAACAGACCAAGCAGTCGGGGGCAGCAGGAGCCCAACACACCCCCAGCTGACGAGCTGGGGAAGAGCCAGGGTAAGCCGACTGCCTCCACCCATGAGAGAGAAGACCCGAAGAGTCCCAAACTAGAGGAGAATGAAAAAGGGTTTGCAGAACGGAGGGCTTCCCAAGCCAGTAGGCTGAGCCACCCTCCCCAGCTTAGAAGAACAGGAGACAGCCTTGGGAACAAATACCTCCACCTCATGCCAGAAGAGGGACATATTTTTCCAGAAAGCCACTTTAGAAAAAGGATGAGGCACTTTCTGCATTGTCTTACTGAcaataaaaaaggcaaaggacTGGAAGATCCCCTTCAGACAGGCAAGCCTGCATCAGCCGCTGTCCAGGGCCGGGGAGCGGTCAGAGGCAGCTTGGTTATGGATGGCAGAGCTGCTGAAGCTCAGACAGTCATGACAGCCGTGGGGCACATCCTGGTGGAGAAACTGGGACCTCCCCAAGAACTTCGTGCCTCAGAGACAAATCAGCCCAAAGAATTCCAGGGCCCAGGGGGTGGGCGTTGCTGCTGTCACGGGGTTCTGGCCTACCCGGACCTGAGAGGGGTGATGAGAGAGACAGCCTCCAATCACCAGGCCACCCCCAAGGCCCACGGCTGTCCTAACGAGAGCCAGCAAACCAGAGACGGGGGCGGCAGGTGGGTCTTCCCACCCAGGGAGCCGGGGTCCCCAGGCAGACCCCGCCTCTGTAAGCCGATGGCGGCAGGAGCCTCAGGTCATGTCCGCCACCACCCAGCATGCAGTCTTCAGAAATGTGTGTCATGCCATCAAGCTGTGGGTGCTTCTCATGTCTTTCCTGGTAGAAGAGCTTTCCTTCAAGAAAAAATGGAGCATACGCAGAGAAAGCCTGTTTCTTCTGCTTAG